A window of Thermoproteus sp. genomic DNA:
GCCGAGGGCCCTTATCGCGTCTAGGTCTTCCTTGATGTCGTCGTAGTTCCACTCCTTCCACATTTTTATGTTGTGTTTACGCGGCCAGTAGTTCACTCCAAGTAGGAACATGGAACGATAGATCCCTATTAAAATATCAATTGGGATATATACGTCCTGGCTCTCTAGATCTATATCTATATAGCTCTTTAATTCTATCTATTGAGTCCACAAATTGCTTCTGGGAGGGGGCTATTAAAGGCCCGAAGGACTCCGCCAGAGGCGGCCTCTGCTCTATGTTGCCTCCATCCGCAATATTTAGCAAGATGGAGTATACCGTGGCAAGGCTCACGGGCTCTCTAAGCTTAATACGCCTAGGCGATTTGACCCACAACGGGACTTTGACGAGCTCGTCGTACAGCCAATAGCCGTGCCCCAACGCTCCGTGCTCGCCTAACATCTGGCCGTGGTCGGACACCACAACTATAGAGAACCCCTTAAGCGCGGCGACTATCCGCCTCAAGACGTTAGATAGATAGCGTACCTGTCTGGGATAGTGTTTCCTCCAAGTATTTGTAATTCTCGGCGGTGCCCTCCCGTCGACTAGCGCCTTTATGTAGGCCCTGCCGGATCTAGCCCAGTCGGTTGCGGTATAGGGCTCGTGCACCTCCATTAAGTTCATAAAAAGGAAGACAGGCCTCTCGCCGGACAGCCTCTCGACGATCTTAGCGGCTAGCTTAGCTCCCTTCTCCCTAGGTATGCCCAATGCCAACAGCTCTATGGATTTCGCTAGGAGCTTCGCGGAGGAAATGGGCCCGTTGCGGAAAAATGCCTTCAATACGGTCTTGACTGTAGCCCCCTCTTCGAATATCTCCTTTATCGCCTCTATCTCCTTCTCGTTGAGTCTAATGCCCCTATTGAGGTAGCCCACGCTTATGTCGTAAAACTCGTCGAACTTAAAGCCGAAGTATTCATTCACATAGGGATTAGCCGAGAGGCCCACTGTCTTGTACCCCAAGTCTTTCA
This region includes:
- a CDS encoding sulfatase-like hydrolase/transferase, encoding MENIALIVLDTLRWDYSADFDWLNQLGFRKYMAWTTAPWTLPAHISMFTSLYPSEHGVHEPNRWLGWNWLGVARERALALMNKLRGGVLGQLKDLGYKTVGLSANPYVNEYFGFKFDEFYDISVGYLNRGIRLNEKEIEAIKEIFEEGATVKTVLKAFFRNGPISSAKLLAKSIELLALGIPREKGAKLAAKIVERLSGERPVFLFMNLMEVHEPYTATDWARSGRAYIKALVDGRAPPRITNTWRKHYPRQVRYLSNVLRRIVAALKGFSIVVVSDHGQMLGEHGALGHGYWLYDELVKVPLWVKSPRRIKLREPVSLATVYSILLNIADGGNIEQRPPLAESFGPLIAPSQKQFVDSIDRIKELYRYRSREPGRIYPN